The Longimicrobium sp. DNA segment ATTCGCCATCTCCCTCACCCTCCTCGCCCCGCTCGCGGCCGCCGCCTGCGGCAGGGACTCGGGCGACCGCGGGGTCTACGAAGGCGGGGCCAGCGCCGCGCCCACGACGGCGGCGCCGGCCACGGCGCCCAAGCCCGACGCCATCACCAACGGGCTGGAGCAGGGCGCCGTCTCCGCCGACAGCACGCCCGTCGCCCCGACGGCGCCTCCCGGCCAGTCCGGCTCCGACACCGCCAGCGCCGCCGCCGCCACGCCCATGATCATCCGCACCGGCCAGGCCACGGTGCGGGTGGACTCGCTGGAGCCGGCGATCGCGCGGGTGCAGCGGCTGGCGGCGCAGCTGGGCGGCTATGTGGCGAACACGTCCGTGCAGTCCGGCTCGGAGAACGCGCGCGAGGCCACGCTGGAGCTGAAGATCCCCAGCGCCAGGTGGGACGCGGCGCTGAACGGGCTGAAGCCGGTGGGCAGGCTGGAATCGCAGCAGACGTCCACGCAGGACGTGGGCGAGGAGTACGTCGACGTCACCGCGCGGATGCAGAACGCGCGGCGGCTGGAGGAGCGGCTGGTGAGCCTGCTCGCCACGCGCACCGGCAAGCTGGAAGACGTCCTCGCAGTCGAGCGCGAGCTGGCGCGCGTGCGCGAGGAGATCGAGCGCTACGAGGGCCGGCTGCGCTTCCTCCGCGCCCGCGTGTCGATGAGCACTCTCTCCGTCGTGCTGCACGAGCGCTATCCCGTGCTGTCGCCGGGACGGAACCCGATCCTGAGCGCGTTCGCCGAGGCGTGGCGGAACTTCGTGGGCTTCCTGGCCGGGTTCATCGCCATGCTGGGATGGCTGCTCCCGCTGGCGCTGGTCTTCGCAGCGATCGGCTGGCTCCTGGCCAAGCTGCTGCGCCGCCTCCGCCGCAACCGTCCGCCGCGCGACCCGCGCGCCGGAAGCTTCCAGCACGGTCCGCCCGCCCCGCCGCCGCCCGGCCCACCCGCCGGACCGCCGCCGAATCCGACGCCGCCGAATCCGCCGGCGGCGTAAGCCGGGCAAGGAGCCGGAGGGGGATCAAAAACGGGAGGGCGAGACGAAGCGTCGTCTCGCCCTCCCGTTTCCCGGTGATGCGCCTGGATCAGGCGCGCACCGCCTGCACCTCGACCGAGATCTTGATCTCGTTGCCGACCAGGATGCCGCCGGTCTCGAGCGCCTGGTTCCAGGTGAGCCCGAAGTCGCGCCGGTCGATCTTGCCGGTGCCGCTGAAGGCCGCGCGCTCGCCGCCCCACGGGTCCTTGCCGCGCCCGTCGAAGGTCACCTCGAGCGTCACCGGCCGCGTGGTGCCGCGGATGGTCAGGTCGCCCGTGAGCTGGAAGGTGTCGCCGACGCGGTCCACCGCGCCCTCCACCTTCGTGCTGCGGAAGGTGATCTTGCCGAAGTTCTCCGCGTCCAGGAAGTCGGCCGAGCGAAGGTGGTCGTCGCGCTGGCCCACGCCGGTGTTGATGCTCGCCACGCCCAGCTCGGCGGTCGCCACCGAGCGGTCCGGGTGCGTCTCGTCCATGTGGATCTCGCCCGACACGTCCGTGAAGCGGCCCTTCACCGTGGTGATCATCATGTGCTTGGCCGAGAACTCCACGATCGTGTGCGCCGGGTCGATCGCCCAGATGGTCGCGGTCGAGGTCTCGTTGGCGGTCTGCGTCATCGTCACATCCTCCCCTGAAGGTTCATCCCCGGCAGCTAAACATCTGCCGTACAACAATTGCTTACTGCTAAGGTAAAACACTCTACGCTCGCTGTCAACTGCCTCTGTGCTGAGACAATCGACGGATTTCGACCAACGTACGCCAAGCCGAAACACGGCCCTCCCGGACTGCGTACGCGATGCAGATCGATTCCACCCAACGTGCTTCGTCCGCAGCCGGAAGTCCAGCAAACATCGGGAGGGAGGGGTGATGCAGAGACGCAGCGAGCTGACCGCCGGCCGCGTGCTCGCGATCTACCTCGCGGGAATCGCCGCGGGCGTGCAGGGCGGCCTGTACCTCTTCGACGTGTTCGACGACGGCGTGGCCGACTGGCGCTCCGGCCTCATCGCCCTCGCCTTCATCGCCGCAGGGCTGGCGTTCATCGCCCACACCTTCCGCCGCCGCGCGCCGGTCGCGGCTGGCTGAAGCCCCGCTCGCGCACAAGCTCGGATTCCGGCGCATGCCTACGCCGTCAACTGCGTCATCGGGATGATGGTTCGTCGCCGTGCCGCCAATGGCGTGTGACCGCCGGTCTCGGGCGCGATGAGTGGCATCGGCGAGGGGGACGAGGACGGGGGATGGATGCGGGTAGGCGGATCGACATGTCGGAAATTTCCGACATATCGAACCGGCATGGAATCAGGGGGATGATCGTCGCCGGCCGTTCAACGGCGCGGCGGGCTCGCACGAAGGCGAATCCAGCACGACACCATCTTCCGATGACGCAGTTGGCGATGTCTCGGCAGCGCTGACGGCGTGGGCGCGCGCTCATTCTGGATGACGATTCCGTGGAGACGCGGAGAACGCCGGGCGTGCGGTGAGTTCTCTGCGTCTCCGCGTCTCCGCGTGAGATCCAGCGACGCCGGGAGCCGCGGACGCTACTTCTTCGTGACGATGCGCATCCCGTTGGGGGCGACGCCGGGGCGCGGCGGCTCGGGTGCGCGCTTGGGCTCGGGCTTGCGCGCGTCCGGCTTCCGCGGCTCCGCGGGCCTCCCCTGCCCGCCCTGCGCCGGGTCCTTCATCGACAGGGCGATGCGCTGGCGGGGGACGTCGACCGAGAGGACGCGGACGGTCACGCGGTCGCCCGGCTTCACCACCTCGTTGGGGTCCTTCACGAAGCGGTTGGAGAGGTGGGAGACGTGCACGAGCCCGTCCTGGTGCACGCCCACGTCCACGAACGCGCCGAATGCCACCACGTTGGTGACGGTGCCCTGCAGCACCATTCCCTCCTTCAGGTCCTCCACCTTCTGCACGTCGTCGCGGAACTGCGGCGCCTCGAACGCCTGGCGCGGGTCGCGGCCGGGCTTGCGCAGCTCGGCCAGGATGTCCTCCAGCGTCGGCAGCCCCACCCCGTCGCCCACGTACCTCCGTGGTTCGATGCGGGAGATGGCGGCCTCGTCGCCCACCAGTGAATCCACCTTCACCCCCACGTCGGCGGCAATGCGCTCCACCAGCGCGTACCGCTCCGGGTGCACGGCCGAGGCGTCCAGCGGATGCTTCCCCCCGCGCACGCGCAGGAAGCCGGCGGCCTGCTCGAAGGTCTTCGGCCCCAGCCCGGAAACCTTCGTCACCTCCGCGCGCGAGCGGAAGGCGCCCGACGCGTCGCGGTGCTGCACGATGCGCTGCGCGACGGTGGGCCCGATCCCGGCCACGTACCCCAGCAGCGCGGCCGAGGCGGTGTTCAGCTCCACGCCCACGCGGTTTACGCAGCTCTCCACCGTCTCGTCCAGCCGCCGCTTCAGCCGCGTCTGGCTGACGTCGTGCTGGTACTGCCCCACGCCGATGGACTTGGGGTCGATCTTCACCAGCTCCGCCAGCGGGTCCTGCAGCCGCCGCGCGATCGACACCGCCGAGCGCAGGGTCAGGTCCAGCTCGGGAAACTCCTCGCGCGCCACGTCGCTGGCCGAGTAGACCGACGCCCCCGCCTCGTTCACCATCACCACGACCGGCCGCCGCTCCGCGGGCAGGTCGCGGATGGCCTCCTTCGCCAGCTTCTCCGTCTCCCGGCTCGCGGTGCCGTTGCCGACGGCGATCAGCTCGATGCGGTGCTGCTCCACGATCCGCGCCAGGTCGCGCTTCGCCCGGTCCTCCTGGTGCAGGTAGACGTGCCCCGTCTCCAGCAGCTGGCCGGTGTTGGAGACGACGGCCAGCTTGCACCCGGTCCGGTACCCCGGGTCGACCCCGAGCACGGTCCGCTCCCCCGCCGGCGGCGCCAGGAGGAGCGCCTCCAGGTTCTTGCCGAAGATGGAGATGGCCTCCTCGTCGGCCCGCTGCTTCAGCTCCATCCGCACCTCGACCTCCACCGAGGGGGAGATGAGGCGGTGATGCGCGTCCTCCACCGCCATCCCCATCTGCTCCACCGCGCGGCGGCCCTCGGCGTACTTGCGGCGGAGGACGGCGACCAGCTCGTCGTCGGGGGCGGTGATGCGCGCGGTCAGGAACTCTTCGCTCTCGCCGCGGCGGATGGCGAGGATGCGGTGCGAGGGGAGCGCCTTCACCGGCCCGGAGAAGTCGTAGTAGTCCTGGAACTTGCTGACCTCGTTCTCCTTCCCGCGCGCGGCGCGGCTCTCCATCACCCCCTTTGCCCACACCTGCTCGCGCACGTACGCCCGCGCCGCCGCGTCGTCGCTGACGCGCTCGGCGATGATGTCGCGCGCCCCGGCAAGCGCCTCGTCATCCGACGCGACGCCCTTCTCCGCGTCCACGAAGCCGGCCGCGGCCGCGCGCAGCTCCGCATCGCCCATCTCTCCCGCCCAAAGCAGCTCGGCGAGGGGGAGAAGGCCCTTCTCGGTGGCGATGGTGGCGCGGGTGCGGCGCTTCGGCTTGTAGGGGAGATACAGGTCTTCGAGCAGCTGCTTGGTGTCGGCGCGATCGATGGCCGACTTCAGCTCGGGGGTCAGCTTCCCCTGCTCGTCGATGGACTTGAGGATGGCGGCGCGGCGGGCGTCCAGCTCGGCCAGGTACTCGTGCCGGTCGCGGATGTCGCGCAGCTGCACCTCGTCCAGCTCGCCGGTGGCCTCCTTCCGGTAGCGGGCCACGAAGGGGATGGTGTTCCCCTCCAGCAGCATCTCCAGCGCGGCGCGGACCTGGGGCGTGCGCAGGGAAAGCTCGGCGGCGATGCGGTCGGCGTACTGGGTCACGGAAGTGCGAGAGTGCGAAGGTGCGAAAGTGGGGATGCCGAGCCGGCGCGGGCGGCCGCTCGTCAGGGCGGGAATCTACTGCGGGGCGGACGCGGATTGCAGGGTTGACAGCGGGGGATGGATCGCCTCTCCGCCGTCCTCATCCCCCGCGCGCCAGGCGGACCGCCGCGGCCACGATGACGATGCCGACGGCCGCGTTGGTACGCGCCAGCCACGCGGCCCGGCGGCGCGCCCGCAGCGCCTCCGGCGTCCCCGCGGCCAGGCGGCCGGCGAGCGGGCCCAGCCAGAAGTCGTGCAGGGCGGAGACGGAGATCATCGCCGCGACGGAGACGAGCTTCCAGGCGAGCGCGTGGCCGTACGCGGTCGCCCAGAACTCCGCGCGGAGGATGGCGCCGCCGCGGAAGGCGCCGGTGAACGCCAGGTTCCCGACGCCCGTGGCCACCAGCACCGCGATGGCGCCCCACCCGACGCCGCGAAACCGCCGCCCGATCTGCGCGAAGAGCCGCGCGCGCAGCTCCGCCGGCTCCACGGCGCGCAGCGCCGGCGCACCCACCGCGGCCAGAAAGAACATCCCGCCCAGCCACAGCATCGCCGCCATGACGTGGATGGTGACGTTCAGGAGATACAGGTTCCGCATCGATGCATCATCCGGGAAAGGCGAATGAATTCGCGGCAACAAAAGCACGAAGTCCCTCCGGGACTGCCATCCGAGACCTGCCCGGTCGAGAAGCCCCTGCCCACCCGGCCAGGAGCCCTGCCCACCGCGCAAGCCGGCGCATCGGCGGATGCCGGGGAGCAGTCCCGCAGGGACTTTGTGCAGTTGTTGCCGCGAATTCATTCGCCCGGCAGACCGGTGGTGACTTGTCACGCCCGCTCAGAACTTCTCCCCCTTGGCCTCGCGCAGGTGGCTGCCGACGGGGCGGATGCGGCCCCACATGGTCCAGAAGTAGAGGACGAGCCCCGCCGCCTGCCCCACGCCGCCGGCCAGCACGATCCATCCCAGCCACGGCACCCGGACCCACGCCCGCGACATCTCCGCCACGAACCGCGCGCCCGTCGACAGCGCCAGGATCCAGTACGCCGCCTCGATGCGCGCCGGGCGGTAGCGGGTATCGTCCTTTTCCGGGCGGAGAAAGAGCCAGAGCGCCACGCCCAGGATCAGGAACATGACGAAGCCCACGAGCACCGCGTGCGCGTGGGCGGAAACCAGGTACGGGCTGGGCCAGCGCCCGCCGACCTCGCGCATGGCCAGCATCCACACCCCCAGCACCAGCCCGGCCAGGCCGAAGCCCAGCCCCGTCTTGATGAACCTGCGGACGAGGGAGTACACGCGTCACCCCGCTCCGTGGCGGTGTCCGCCCGCCGTGCGCTCGGCTCTCACGCCGCGGTCGCCTCCAGCGCGGGCCGTGCGGCGCGCGCGGGGAGCCGGTCCGCCGCGCCGGCGACGGGAATGCGCACCTTCACGCGGGTGCCGGCGCCCGGCGCGCTCTCCACCTCCACCGCGCCGCCCGCGTACAGCGCGCGCTCGCGCATCCCGAAAAAGCCCAGGCAGGGCTCGCGCGCCTCCGTGTCGCCCACCTCGAAGCCGCGGCCGTCGTCGCGGATGGTGGCCACCACGCACCCGCCCTCGCGCGCCACCTCCACGCGGGCCTTCGACGCGCCGGCGTGGCGCAGCACGTTCGACAGCGCCTCCTGCACCACGCGGTACAGCGCCAGCTCGCCGTCGGCCGCCAGCATCCCCCCGGCCCCGGCGTCGCCGCGCACGGTGATCTCCACCCCCGAGTGGGCGGCGACGCGGCGGCAGTAGCCCTCGATGGCCGGCACCAGCCCCACCTCGGCCAGCGTGGGCGAGTGCAGCATCCCCGCGAAGTCGCGGATGCGGTCGGTGAGCCCCACGATGTCGTCGCGCAGCGCGTCCAGCAGCTTCTCGCGCGCCGCCGCGCCGGTGCTGCGCCGCGCGATGCGCAGCCGCAGGAGGATGGCCGACAGCGACTGCGCCGTCTCGCCCTCCAGCTCGTGCGCCATCCGCACCCGCTCGCTCTCCTGCGCGCGGAAGGCGCGGGCCGCCACCTCGCGCAGCCGCTGCCGGTCCGCCGCCAGCCCGTCGAGCAGGCGGTTGAAGACCCGGATCACGCGCTCCAGCCGCGGGTCGGCGATGCGCGGCAGCGGCGCGCGGGCGTCCATCTGCCCGCCGGCCACCTTCTCGGCGGCGTGCTCCAGCGCGTCGAGCGGGCCCAGCGCCAGCCGCAGCACCGCCGCGTACAGCGGCAGCGTCACCGACGCGCAGACGGAGCCGATGAGCAGGAAGAGCGCGACCGACGCCAGCTCCGGCGCCCCGCGCAGCAGGCGGCCGGCCGCGGCGGCGCTCGCCGCGGCGACCAGCACCACGATGGCGGCGTTGGCCAGCAGCACCTTGTAGAACAGCGGCATCCGCAGCAGCACCCGCCCCACCCCGGGCCGCGCGCGGCGCTTCCGATTCGGTCCGTACCACGTCGTGGGCATCGCCCCTCCTTCACCCTGATACGCGGATGCCCGGGGCACACGAACGATCTTCCCGGGCCCTTCGCCGGGAAGAAAGCTACCCGCCCCCGCGCCGCCGGTCAGTCCGCGCGTACCTGAAACCGCTGTAGGGTGCCTCCCTACCGGCAGCGAGCGGGGAGATGGGGAAATGGGGATGGTCGCGCCGCATTCCCCCGAATGAAATTCGGGGGCAACAACCGCACAAAGTCCCTGCGGGACTGTCGTCCAGCATCGGACGCGCTCCGAAAGCCTCTCCGCGCGATGAGTTCTCCCCTCCCCCGCGGAGCGGGCGGAGGGGTCGGGGAAGGGGGCCACCGGGCGGGCAGGATGCTTCGAACGAGAGCAGATGCCGGCTGGCATTCCGCCGCGCGAATGCCTCGGGGGGTGGAGAATGCAAAGGCCGCAGTCCCGCAGGGACTTTGTGCTTTTGTTGCCCCCGAATTCATTCAGGGTTGAAGAGTGCGGATAGTCGCGCTTTCCCTACGGCTCCCCCGTCGGCCGGTTCGCGCGCTTCTGCTCCACGGCCGGGTCCCCATCCCCCTGCGTCCCGTCCCTCCGCCCGCCTCCCTCCGCCCCGCTGTCGCCCGGCACGGGGGCGGGGCGGCCGGCGCGGAGGCGCTCCAGGCGCACGTCCTCGAACGAGACGGGGTCCTCCAGCGGCTCCAGGTGCGTGAACACGGTGGAGTTGGGGATGGCGTCGCGGATCTCCTCCTCCATCCGCTCCAGCAGCTCGTGCCCCTTCTGCACGCTCCACTCGCCCGGCACCAGCACGTGCACCGAGACGAAGCGCCGCATCCCCGCCTGCCGCGTGCGCAGCGCGTGGTACTCGGCGCCCTCGGGCGCGTAGCGGTCCAGGATGCGCACCACCGTCGCCCGGTCGTCCTCGGGGATGGCGGTGTCCAGCAGCCCCAGCGCCGAGCGCCGCATCAGCCCGATCCCGATGCGCACCACGTTCAGCGCCACCACGATGGCGATCACCGGGTCCAGCCAGTGCCACCCGGTGAGCGCCACCGCCGCCACCCCCGCCATCACCCCCACCGTGGTCCATACGTCGGTCAGCAGGTGGTGCGCGTCGGCCTCCAGCGCGATCGAGCGGTAGCGGCGCCCCGCGCGCAGCAGCCGCACGGCCACGACCAGGTTCACCACCAGCGCCGCCGCGGAGATGGCGATGCCGAGCACGGGGTCGCGCACCGGCTGCGGGTGCATCAGCCGCACCGCCGACGAGTAGGCGATGCTCGCCGCGGCGATGATGATCAGCGCGCCTTCGAAGGAGCTGGCGAAGTACTCGGCCTTGCTGTGGCCGTACGCGTGCTCCTCGTCCGGCGGCCGCGCGGCCACCGTCAGCATCGCCAGCGCCATGATCGCGGCCGCCAGGTTCACCAGGCTCTCCAGCGCGTCCGACAGCAGCCCCACCGAGCCGGTGACCAGGAACGCGCCGAACTTCAGCGCGATGGTCACCACCGCGGCGGCAATGGAAAGCCAGGCGAAACGCGTCAGGCGGGGCTGGTCGGTCACCGGATGGTGCGGCGCGTGGGTCATGGGCGTGTGGGAAGCGCGCGAAGCTGGCGAACCGGACGGGTATCCGCAATGCACGGGCCCGCCCCTCGTCCATCCGGAAGCAGTTTCAGGGCGGGGGATGAGGATGACGGAGCAGTCCGACGCGATGGCGTGTTTCTGCACATCGGGATGCGACTCAACGAGATAGCTGCACCCGGAATTGGCACGCGCGTTGCACTTCCCCTCTCCCGCCGAAGACGGCTCCCGTGCACCGCACGGGGGCCGTTTTTCGTTGAGGAAGGCCCCGTCCGTGGTCCATCCAGACCTCGAGGGGCGCTCCTGGTTCCGTCGCGGACGGGACCCCGCGCGCTGGCCAACGCGCGGACCGGGCGCCGGTGGATGAGCGGGAGCCGGGCCGGACGCACGAACCCGAACGCGACCGGAGGTCGTCATGAGCCTCATCTCCCGCTCCGCCCTGTGCGCCGCGCTGGTCGCGGGCGCCGCCGCCTGCTCGCCCCCGACCTTCGCCACCACCGGCCGGTTCGCCGGCTCCCGGGGCCCGGCGTGCGTCTACTGCTCCGGCGGCTCCCGCGACTGGCAGGCGCCCAGGCTGACCGACCGCGCGCCGGCCGCCGCGACGCAGGGCCCCCTGAACCGCTGAACGCGCCCGCGGGTGCTTTCGTCCATCGCCCTCGAGCGCGAGATTCCGCCGGGACCGGAAACGACGTAGACCTCCAGGCCGATGCAGGGGACACGGGGAGACGACGCATCTCCGTGTCCTCTTTCACTCTCCGCGAATCCGACCGACGATGGCAGGCGACGCCCATCCGCCCGTGGAAGTCCTCCTCGGCCTCGGCGCGAACCTCGGCGACCCGCGCGCCCAGCTGGCGCGCGCCGTGGACGCCCTGCACGAGTTCGTCACCGGCCTGCAGGCGTCCTCCATCTACCGGACCGAGCCCGTCGGCCACCGCGACCAGCCGGACTTCTACAACCAGGTCGTGCGGGGAACGACGACGCTCTCCCCCGGCGCGCTGCTGGACCGCGTGCTGGCGGTCGAGGAGGAGATGGGACGCCGGCGCACCTTCCGCAACGCCCCGCGCGTCATCGACATCGACATCCTGGCGTATGGGGACGAGGTGATCCGCACGGAGCGGCTGACGGTGCCGCACCCGGGGATCGCGGAGCGCGGCTTCGTCCTCCATCCGCTGGCCGAAGTGGCCCCCGGGTGGCGTCATCCCGAGCGTATGCAGACGGCCCGGGAAATGCTTTCGGCGGCGGCGCTGGAGCGGGTGGAAAAGATCTGAAGTGCGAGAGTGCGAGAGTGCGAAAGTGGGCGGCGTCACCGCGAGATGAGTCTTCCGGCCCGGCTTCGGCATAGATGGATGAAGGGAACGCACCAGAACCGGCAACGCGTCGGGCCCACACCCTCGCACCTTCGCACTTTCGCACCCGCTGTTCCTTGCAGGTTCACACCCGCTCGCTTAACTCTCAACCGGGCTGCGGCAGGCCCGAAACGGACGGATGACGATTTCGCCGCGGGACTTCACCGTAGGGGTCGAGGAAGAGTACCAGCTCGTCGACGCGCAGTCGGGCGACCTGCGCAGCCGCGCCCGCTGGGTCATCGCCGGCGACTGGACCGGGCAGGTGAAGCCCGAGATGCAGCAGCACACCATCGAGGTCGAGACCCGGGTGTGCGAGGGCACCCACTGCGTGCGCGAGGACCTGGCCCGCCTCCGCTTCCAGGCCGCCACCGTGGCCGGCGCCGAGGGGCTGCGCATCGTGGCCGCGGGAACGCACCCGTTCGGCGCGGCGGGCGGGCACCCGTTCACCGACGCCGAGGTCTACCAGGCCATCCGCGACGAGTACCGCGAGCTGGCCGAGACGCAGACCATCTTCGGGATGCACGTGCATGTGGGCGTCCCGGCGCACCTGGACCGCACGCGCGTGTCCAACGCCGCGCGGTTCTATCTCCCCTACCTGCTGGCGCTTTCGGGCAGCTCGCCGTACTGGCAGGGGCGCGACACCGGGTACTGCTCGTTCCGCACGCTCCTCTGGCGGCGCTGGCCCCGCACCGGCGCGCCGCCGCGCTTCCAGGACGCCGCCGAGTACGAGCTGCTGCTGAAGTGGCTGGTCGAAACGAAGTGCGTGGACGCGCCCGGCCGCATCTACTGGGACCTGCGCCCGCACCACAAGTACCCCACGGTGGAGTTCCGCGCCGCCGACGTCACCCCGCGGCTGGAAGACGCCGTGGCCGGCGCGGCGCTGGCCCGGGCGGTGGTCGCCGGGATCGCCGCGGGAATCCTGACCGAGCCGCGGCTCCCCGCCTCCGTCGCCCAGCCGCTCCTGGGCGAGAACTCGTGGCGGGCCGCGCGCGACGGGACCGGGGCCGAGCTGGTGGACCTCTTCGCCGATCGCCCGCGCACCATCTCCGCGCGCGACGCGGTGCTCGGGCTGGCCGAGCGGCTGCGGCCGCTGGCCCAAGAGCTGGGGGATGGAGATTCGCTGGCGGCGCTGGAAGACGTGTTCGACCGCGGGTGCGCGGCGGTGCGGATGCGGCGGGCGATGGACGACCTGGGGGGCGACCTGCGGCGGCTGGCGCTGTGGGCGGCCGACGAGACCGTGCTGGGGCTGGGCATGGACCGGCGAAACGAGCAGCGGCTGGAAGAGACCACCGTATGAGCAGCAAGCAGCGCATCGCCATTCAGCTTC contains these protein-coding regions:
- a CDS encoding DUF4349 domain-containing protein codes for the protein MTMRRFAISLTLLAPLAAAACGRDSGDRGVYEGGASAAPTTAAPATAPKPDAITNGLEQGAVSADSTPVAPTAPPGQSGSDTASAAAATPMIIRTGQATVRVDSLEPAIARVQRLAAQLGGYVANTSVQSGSENAREATLELKIPSARWDAALNGLKPVGRLESQQTSTQDVGEEYVDVTARMQNARRLEERLVSLLATRTGKLEDVLAVERELARVREEIERYEGRLRFLRARVSMSTLSVVLHERYPVLSPGRNPILSAFAEAWRNFVGFLAGFIAMLGWLLPLALVFAAIGWLLAKLLRRLRRNRPPRDPRAGSFQHGPPAPPPPGPPAGPPPNPTPPNPPAA
- a CDS encoding YceI family protein, with amino-acid sequence MTQTANETSTATIWAIDPAHTIVEFSAKHMMITTVKGRFTDVSGEIHMDETHPDRSVATAELGVASINTGVGQRDDHLRSADFLDAENFGKITFRSTKVEGAVDRVGDTFQLTGDLTIRGTTRPVTLEVTFDGRGKDPWGGERAAFSGTGKIDRRDFGLTWNQALETGGILVGNEIKISVEVQAVRA
- a CDS encoding Tex family protein encodes the protein MTQYADRIAAELSLRTPQVRAALEMLLEGNTIPFVARYRKEATGELDEVQLRDIRDRHEYLAELDARRAAILKSIDEQGKLTPELKSAIDRADTKQLLEDLYLPYKPKRRTRATIATEKGLLPLAELLWAGEMGDAELRAAAAGFVDAEKGVASDDEALAGARDIIAERVSDDAAARAYVREQVWAKGVMESRAARGKENEVSKFQDYYDFSGPVKALPSHRILAIRRGESEEFLTARITAPDDELVAVLRRKYAEGRRAVEQMGMAVEDAHHRLISPSVEVEVRMELKQRADEEAISIFGKNLEALLLAPPAGERTVLGVDPGYRTGCKLAVVSNTGQLLETGHVYLHQEDRAKRDLARIVEQHRIELIAVGNGTASRETEKLAKEAIRDLPAERRPVVVMVNEAGASVYSASDVAREEFPELDLTLRSAVSIARRLQDPLAELVKIDPKSIGVGQYQHDVSQTRLKRRLDETVESCVNRVGVELNTASAALLGYVAGIGPTVAQRIVQHRDASGAFRSRAEVTKVSGLGPKTFEQAAGFLRVRGGKHPLDASAVHPERYALVERIAADVGVKVDSLVGDEAAISRIEPRRYVGDGVGLPTLEDILAELRKPGRDPRQAFEAPQFRDDVQKVEDLKEGMVLQGTVTNVVAFGAFVDVGVHQDGLVHVSHLSNRFVKDPNEVVKPGDRVTVRVLSVDVPRQRIALSMKDPAQGGQGRPAEPRKPDARKPEPKRAPEPPRPGVAPNGMRIVTKK
- a CDS encoding DUF4149 domain-containing protein; this encodes MRNLYLLNVTIHVMAAMLWLGGMFFLAAVGAPALRAVEPAELRARLFAQIGRRFRGVGWGAIAVLVATGVGNLAFTGAFRGGAILRAEFWATAYGHALAWKLVSVAAMISVSALHDFWLGPLAGRLAAGTPEALRARRRAAWLARTNAAVGIVIVAAAVRLARGG
- a CDS encoding sensor histidine kinase: MPTTWYGPNRKRRARPGVGRVLLRMPLFYKVLLANAAIVVLVAAASAAAAGRLLRGAPELASVALFLLIGSVCASVTLPLYAAVLRLALGPLDALEHAAEKVAGGQMDARAPLPRIADPRLERVIRVFNRLLDGLAADRQRLREVAARAFRAQESERVRMAHELEGETAQSLSAILLRLRIARRSTGAAAREKLLDALRDDIVGLTDRIRDFAGMLHSPTLAEVGLVPAIEGYCRRVAAHSGVEITVRGDAGAGGMLAADGELALYRVVQEALSNVLRHAGASKARVEVAREGGCVVATIRDDGRGFEVGDTEAREPCLGFFGMRERALYAGGAVEVESAPGAGTRVKVRIPVAGAADRLPARAARPALEATAA
- a CDS encoding cation diffusion facilitator family transporter, which gives rise to MTHAPHHPVTDQPRLTRFAWLSIAAAVVTIALKFGAFLVTGSVGLLSDALESLVNLAAAIMALAMLTVAARPPDEEHAYGHSKAEYFASSFEGALIIIAAASIAYSSAVRLMHPQPVRDPVLGIAISAAALVVNLVVAVRLLRAGRRYRSIALEADAHHLLTDVWTTVGVMAGVAAVALTGWHWLDPVIAIVVALNVVRIGIGLMRRSALGLLDTAIPEDDRATVVRILDRYAPEGAEYHALRTRQAGMRRFVSVHVLVPGEWSVQKGHELLERMEEEIRDAIPNSTVFTHLEPLEDPVSFEDVRLERLRAGRPAPVPGDSGAEGGGRRDGTQGDGDPAVEQKRANRPTGEP
- the folK gene encoding 2-amino-4-hydroxy-6-hydroxymethyldihydropteridine diphosphokinase translates to MAGDAHPPVEVLLGLGANLGDPRAQLARAVDALHEFVTGLQASSIYRTEPVGHRDQPDFYNQVVRGTTTLSPGALLDRVLAVEEEMGRRRTFRNAPRVIDIDILAYGDEVIRTERLTVPHPGIAERGFVLHPLAEVAPGWRHPERMQTAREMLSAAALERVEKI
- a CDS encoding carboxylate-amine ligase, which translates into the protein MTISPRDFTVGVEEEYQLVDAQSGDLRSRARWVIAGDWTGQVKPEMQQHTIEVETRVCEGTHCVREDLARLRFQAATVAGAEGLRIVAAGTHPFGAAGGHPFTDAEVYQAIRDEYRELAETQTIFGMHVHVGVPAHLDRTRVSNAARFYLPYLLALSGSSPYWQGRDTGYCSFRTLLWRRWPRTGAPPRFQDAAEYELLLKWLVETKCVDAPGRIYWDLRPHHKYPTVEFRAADVTPRLEDAVAGAALARAVVAGIAAGILTEPRLPASVAQPLLGENSWRAARDGTGAELVDLFADRPRTISARDAVLGLAERLRPLAQELGDGDSLAALEDVFDRGCAAVRMRRAMDDLGGDLRRLALWAADETVLGLGMDRRNEQRLEETTV